A section of the Deinobacterium chartae genome encodes:
- the lnt gene encoding apolipoprotein N-acyltransferase, with product MRLLRPLLTGLLMAACTVPFGWSFLLPLPLALFFDHLAQAPSARRAARRALWTGTAFFALHLIWLPLSFSQLFGAWFAFLFPLLWLIEGAMWALLAWLVALSTSRPARRIWLLAFGWILMEWLRHLGPLAFPWGTLGYALLPTPLIQTADLGGVLLSSLLVTLLAAALVRAARGELRPLALTVLLWGGGLAYGLTRRPAEGTPKTALLVQGNIDPLGKAQATVRPLPTYLALSERARPGQLVIWPESAVAEWELGPSAPTPLISGVGVQGAFDPLTGQIYNANRVLAWDGRSVSKYDKSYLVPFGERFPLRHEADFIYDPIFKAMGFPPLEGYRPDSSFHPLELRGERYAAYVCYESVFPEVVRSMVAGGADVLVNVSNDGWYRVGSGIEQHFQMGRVRAIETRRYLLRAGNIGVTAVIDDLGEVRSRLPLNVPDTLEAAYLPLQGQTPFVRFGDAPVVIVSVLGIGVTLLRRRRYDF from the coding sequence GTGCGCTTACTGCGACCCCTGCTTACCGGCCTGCTGATGGCCGCCTGTACCGTTCCCTTTGGATGGAGCTTTCTGCTCCCGTTGCCGCTTGCCCTGTTCTTCGACCACCTGGCACAGGCACCCTCGGCCCGTCGGGCGGCGCGGCGGGCCCTGTGGACCGGGACCGCTTTTTTTGCGTTGCACCTGATCTGGTTACCGCTGAGTTTCAGTCAGTTGTTCGGTGCGTGGTTCGCGTTTCTGTTTCCGCTGCTGTGGCTGATCGAAGGGGCCATGTGGGCGCTGCTGGCGTGGCTGGTCGCCCTGAGCACCTCGAGGCCCGCGCGCCGCATCTGGCTGCTGGCCTTCGGCTGGATCCTGATGGAATGGCTGCGTCACCTCGGGCCGCTGGCTTTTCCGTGGGGCACCCTGGGATACGCGCTGCTGCCCACACCGCTGATTCAGACCGCCGATCTGGGCGGTGTGCTGCTGAGCTCGCTGCTGGTCACGTTGCTGGCGGCGGCACTGGTGCGCGCCGCACGCGGCGAACTGCGCCCGCTTGCCCTGACCGTGCTGCTGTGGGGCGGCGGTCTGGCGTACGGCCTCACCCGCCGTCCTGCGGAAGGAACGCCCAAGACCGCGCTGCTGGTGCAGGGTAACATCGACCCGCTGGGGAAAGCGCAGGCGACCGTGCGACCGCTGCCCACCTACCTCGCACTCTCCGAGCGCGCCCGGCCCGGCCAACTGGTGATCTGGCCCGAAAGTGCCGTTGCCGAGTGGGAACTGGGGCCGAGCGCGCCCACCCCGCTGATCAGCGGGGTGGGCGTACAAGGAGCGTTTGACCCGCTGACCGGGCAGATCTACAACGCCAACCGTGTGCTGGCCTGGGATGGCCGCAGCGTCTCGAAATACGACAAGTCCTATCTGGTGCCGTTCGGGGAACGCTTTCCGCTGCGTCACGAAGCGGACTTCATCTACGACCCGATCTTCAAGGCCATGGGTTTTCCGCCCCTCGAGGGGTACCGGCCGGACAGCTCGTTTCATCCGCTCGAGCTGCGCGGCGAGCGTTACGCGGCGTACGTGTGCTACGAGAGCGTTTTTCCCGAGGTGGTGCGCAGCATGGTCGCCGGCGGCGCGGACGTGCTGGTCAACGTCTCCAACGACGGCTGGTACCGGGTGGGCAGCGGCATCGAGCAGCACTTTCAGATGGGCCGGGTGCGGGCGATCGAGACCCGCCGTTACCTGCTGCGTGCCGGCAACATCGGCGTCACAGCGGTGATCGACGACCTGGGCGAGGTGCGGTCCCGCCTGCCGCTGAACGTCCCGGACACCCTCGAGGCCGCGTACCTGCCGCTGCAGGGCCAAACGCCGTTCGTGCGCTTCGGGGACGCGCCGGTGGTGATCGTGTCGGTGCTGGGGATCGGGGTGACGCTGCTGCGCCGCCGACGTTACGACTTCTAG
- a CDS encoding ABC transporter substrate-binding protein yields MKKLAIISLTLLAGVAAAQSSNADTLKAQCRDAKVVAELWHGFQGGAPKDTLESLAVAFNKTLKGACVQPISQGSYRDLSTKLKAAFASGKVPTMAQAFENNMALYLEAGQLEDLATLGVKTNYLEKTFVRANTFDGKLYGIPFNKSVQVMYYNKDLFSKHGVKVPTTLAQFEKAARDLSKKAGSPVFWYQPDASTFGYFYFTMGGTYGDGKKLVVNDATAVKALELLVDLTKDGAAKAITNGYINNQLGSGTFGMAIDTSAGMKYWESGAKFNLGMTTTPGLKAGYPGSSVIQGTNLVVFKGAPKAEKDLAARFLAFAETPRNSAVFAMATGYVPSNTLASRQPAFQDFLKSSPNYSAVLKQARYADFEPRLEQWEQIRFDVLGKAVAEAVLGKATPKAALDRAQKQVDDLMSGRTR; encoded by the coding sequence ATGAAGAAACTCGCGATTATCAGCCTGACCCTGCTCGCCGGGGTTGCCGCCGCTCAGTCGAGCAACGCCGATACCCTCAAGGCCCAGTGCCGGGACGCCAAGGTCGTTGCCGAGCTGTGGCACGGCTTCCAGGGCGGTGCGCCCAAGGACACCCTCGAGTCGCTCGCGGTCGCCTTCAACAAGACCCTCAAGGGTGCTTGCGTGCAGCCGATCTCGCAGGGCAGCTACCGCGACCTTTCCACCAAGCTCAAGGCCGCCTTCGCCTCCGGCAAGGTGCCCACCATGGCGCAGGCCTTCGAGAACAACATGGCGCTGTACCTCGAGGCGGGCCAGCTCGAGGATCTCGCCACCCTGGGCGTCAAGACCAACTACCTCGAGAAGACCTTCGTGCGCGCCAACACCTTCGACGGCAAGCTGTACGGCATCCCGTTCAACAAGAGCGTGCAGGTCATGTACTACAACAAGGACCTGTTCTCGAAGCACGGCGTGAAGGTGCCCACCACCCTGGCGCAGTTCGAGAAGGCCGCGCGCGACCTGTCGAAAAAGGCGGGCAGCCCGGTGTTCTGGTACCAGCCCGACGCCTCGACCTTCGGTTACTTCTACTTCACCATGGGCGGCACCTACGGTGACGGCAAGAAGCTGGTCGTGAACGATGCGACCGCCGTGAAAGCCCTCGAGCTGCTGGTGGACCTCACCAAAGACGGTGCCGCCAAGGCCATCACCAACGGCTACATCAACAACCAGCTGGGCAGCGGCACCTTCGGCATGGCCATCGACACCTCGGCGGGCATGAAGTACTGGGAGAGCGGCGCCAAGTTCAACCTGGGCATGACCACCACCCCCGGCCTCAAGGCCGGTTACCCGGGCAGCTCGGTCATCCAGGGCACCAACCTGGTGGTCTTCAAGGGTGCGCCCAAGGCCGAAAAGGACCTCGCGGCCCGCTTCCTGGCCTTCGCCGAGACGCCCCGCAACTCGGCGGTGTTCGCCATGGCAACCGGCTACGTGCCCTCGAACACCCTGGCCTCCCGCCAGCCCGCCTTCCAGGATTTCCTGAAGAGCAGCCCCAACTACAGCGCGGTGCTCAAGCAGGCGCGTTACGCCGACTTTGAACCGCGCCTCGAGCAGTGGGAGCAGATCCGCTTCGACGTGCTCGGCAAGGCCGTGGCCGAGGCGGTGCTGGGCAAGGCGACCCCCAAGGCCGCCCTGGACCGCGCCCAGAAGCAGGTCGACGACCTGATGTCGGGCCGCACCCGCTAA
- a CDS encoding metallophosphoesterase family protein: MRLAFISDIHGNIHALRAVWQALQDHHIDQIICLGDLVGYGAGPAEVIEFLETKRVKTVLGSSDARVAFDFTDRFEKREGVAETTLEWTKTVLGPEHRKFLRALPTNGRIETPQGRLRYCHGSPHDPEARLDLHGDEEMLNAVLSELHCEILVCGGTHIPYLRRTSRGLLVDPGSVGFSLNGEPGADIAVFDITSGGTRVSMIKVPYDYHAAAFDVMAWNLPSVIASVIRTGKP, translated from the coding sequence TTGCGATTGGCCTTTATCAGCGACATCCACGGTAACATCCATGCCCTGCGTGCCGTATGGCAGGCGCTGCAGGACCACCACATCGACCAGATCATCTGCCTGGGAGATTTGGTCGGGTATGGTGCCGGCCCCGCCGAAGTCATCGAGTTCCTCGAGACAAAGCGGGTCAAGACCGTGCTGGGCAGCTCGGATGCCCGAGTGGCCTTCGATTTCACGGACCGCTTCGAGAAACGCGAGGGCGTGGCCGAAACCACCCTGGAGTGGACCAAGACCGTGCTGGGTCCCGAGCACCGCAAGTTCTTGCGGGCCCTGCCCACCAACGGCCGCATCGAGACGCCGCAGGGCCGCCTGCGCTACTGCCACGGCAGCCCGCACGATCCCGAAGCGCGCCTGGACCTGCACGGCGACGAAGAGATGCTCAACGCGGTGCTCAGCGAACTGCACTGCGAGATTCTGGTGTGCGGCGGAACGCACATCCCCTACCTGCGCCGCACCTCGAGGGGGTTGCTGGTCGATCCGGGCTCGGTGGGCTTCTCGCTGAACGGCGAGCCCGGGGCGGACATCGCGGTGTTCGACATCACCTCGGGCGGCACGCGCGTGTCGATGATCAAGGTGCCCTACGACTACCACGCGGCCGCGTTCGACGTGATGGCCTGGAACCTGCCGAGCGTCATCGCCAGCGTGATCAGGAC